The region TGCACCCCAACGAGGCCCGGGATAAAGCGAATGAGTACGGGCTCGATCTGGTCGAGGTCGCTCCCAACGCGCGCCCGCCGGTTTGCCGCATCATGGACTTTGGCAAGTTCCAGTACGATCAGTCCAAGAAGACGGCCGCCTCACGCTCCTCGCGTGTGCAGTTGAAGACGGTTCAGCTGCGGCCGAACACCGACGAACACGACATGGACGTGAAACTTCGTCGGGCCAAGAAGTTCTTGGAGGGCGGCAACCAGGTGCGATTTGTCATGCGCATGCGTGGTCGCGAGCGTGCTTACACCCAGCGTTGGGTGGAGCGTCTCGGCGAGCTGCTTGCGGAGTTTTCCAAGAAGTACGAGACGCCGATTAATGTCGTCTCGACTCCCCGCGGAGAAGGCTGGAGGATCCACGCGATCGTCGAGCCTGCGTCGACCTCATAAGGTTGAGTGCTGGACGTCGTGATGCGCGCCTCTAAAGAGAGGGCGACATCACGTACCCGGCATAAACCCGACGATCGCCTGGGCGATCGTCGGGTTTTTTTATGCCCGGGCCCGGCGTTGCTCCAGCGGCAAGCCCGGCGTATGATGCGCCGAAGCGTTTCGGCAGGATGACTCACCACCAGACAAACCCCTTCAGGCGTTGACGGAAGTGATGGAGCAGCGAGCTGCGATCGAGAGTTTAAGGGAGCGTTTTGAGGCCCTCTCCTCAACCGAGAATGCCCACGGCCGTGGCAGCGCGAAGATTGCCGAAGGTCTGGCCGACATCATGGGAGAGATGCGCGCGGAGGAGGCCGATGCCATCCGCCTTGATGTGATCGTGCGCGGGCTCTCCGGTCTGGCCGACTTTTTGAGTGCCACACAGACCGAGACTCCACCACCCACTTCCAAGCCTGCCCCCACCGGGGTTCCCGCCGGTCTGGAGCAGTTTGTGGAGGCGTTTCAGCAGGAAGCCAGCCGTCGGCTGACCGGGTTGTCGATTGCGATGATGGGGATCTTCAGCGAGCAGGGGTCCGAGGAAGCGTTGCAGCAGTCGACCTCGCACCTGCATGCGATTCGCGGTGGCGCGGCGATGCTCGGGCTTAAGCCCGTGGCCGAGGTCACCGGGACCATGGAGCAGGTGCTCGTGGCCATGCGCAAGGTGGAGCCTTCGAAGAGGGCCTGGCCGACCAAAACCCTGCTTCGTGGGTACGCCCTCATCGAAGACGCAGCCCGTGAGAAGGGCGCGCGTATCAATGAGGTGCAGGCCGATGAGATCGTCACCGAACTTCGCAAAACTCTGGGAGAGCTGGGCCAGACGCGTCAGACGGGGAGTGGCGAGCGTCGACAAGAGCCGGTGACGGAGGCGTCGCCAGCAAGCGACGAGCCGAGCGTCGACGCCGCGCGTGAAGCGAGGGCCGCCACGGGTGGCGGAGTCGAGCTTCCAGAGATTCCTCCTGTGCTGGAGGGCGGGGCCGCTGAGCAGACCGATGTTGAAGACGGGCCTGATGCCGAGGTGCTGGAGCAGCGCATCCTGGTGGTGGACGACGTCCCCACCATCGCCGCCAGTGTCGGGTTTATCCTCTCCGATCTGGAGGTACCCATCGACATCGCGGAGAACGGGGAGGAGGCGCTTCAGATGCTGCAGGAGCAGGCCTACTCGCTGGTGATTTCCGATGTGGATATGCCGCGTATGGATGGCGTGGCGTTGACGCGGATGGTGCGCTCGACGGCAGGGCTCGATCATATCCCGGTGATTCTGCTGACCAGCCTGGATCACCCCGAGTCGCGCGAAGCCGGACTCAAAGCCGGTGCTATCGACTATCTGATCAAGGGGGCCATCGGCGGCGGCGAGCTCGTGAACCGTGTGCGGGAGATCTTGACGGTCGCTCCCTACGTGGAGCGGCAGGAACCCACCCGCAAGCTGCGCATTTTGGTGGCCGAGGATACCGAGACGGTGGCGGCCTCGATTGCCTTTGTGCTCTCGGAGGGCCCTTACGATATTGTGTTGGCGACCGATGGCAAGGATGCGCTCTCCAGGATTAAACAGAGTGCGTTTGATCTGTTGATCACCGACATGCAGATGCCCTATATGAGCGGCACGGAGCTTGTGCGCGCCGTGCGTGGGTTGGGTACCTTTGATAACCTGCCGATTGTGATGCTCACGAGTGTTCAAGAAGAAGAGGAGATCGCCCAGGCGGTTTCTGCCGGGGTGAATCGCTACTTGATCAAGGGTGAGATTGCCGGTGGGAAGCTATTGAACCTGGTCGAAGAGCTGCTGGCAGCCGATAACGAGGCGCTCGGAGTCTGAGCAGGCGGCAAGGTTTAAAGGGAAGGTTTCATGGCTCGGGTATTGATCGTCGAGGATAGTCCGCTCATCGTGCAGATGCTGACGATGGTGTGTCAGGGCGCGGGGCACCAGGTGGTGGCGTGTGAGCGCTTTGGGGAGGTCAGCCAGGCGGCGGCGCAGGGGGTCGACGTGGTGATCACGGATCTGAACCTGCCCGAAGTCCCGGATGATGACACGGTGCGTGCGCTTCGGGAGATCGCGGCGCTTAAGCATCTGCCGATGATCATTATCTCGGGTCGGCCCAGGGCCGAACTCGAGATGATTGCGGCCGAACGGGGGGCGCAGGGGGCGTTGTCGAAAGACGAGGGGATGCCCGTCATTGCCGCGGAACTTCCTCCGATGATCGACGCGCTGGTTGGCTGAACGCGTCAACCCCTCGCCATAGCGTCAGTACACAACAGCCTCCGGGGGGCACATCCGCAGCAGGGCACACGCTCGCCGGAAGCGGCGGTCCGTCTTCGGGAGGGCCCGGGTGACCTGAGCGATGGCTGCGCGAGCCGTGCGGGCGTCGCCGCAGAGGATTTTGGCCTCGGCCAGGGCCAGCCATACCTCCGGGCGATGGTCGCCCAGCTGAGTCGCTTGCACGAAGGCCTGGGCGGCATCGCTGATGTGGCCTCGGCGGCGCAGCGAGGCTCCCAGATAGTACCAGGCTTCGCCGCAGCCGGGGTCCAGGGTCAGCAGGCCGCGGGAGAGGGTCTCGCTTTTGTGAAGGTGTCCGCGCTCTAGATGCCAGTACGCCAGATGCAGTAGTGCCTGGCGGAGGTCCGACTCCGGGCCTGGGTGAGCGTTCATCGGTGCTCCTGAGGTTGGGAAGAGGCGCCTTCGCGCAGGTTGTAGATGTGGCGCAGGATCTGGGCCACGGGTTCAAAAAACTCTTCGGGGATTTCGGTGTTATCGCCGAGTTCCACCAGGGCGCGGGCCAGCGAGACATTGTGAACTACGGGCACGTTGTGACGGTAGGCCGCCCGTTTGATGACCTGAGCAGTGACGCCGCGACCGCTGGCGACGATGGTGGGCGCGCGCATCGCGTCGGGGTCGTAGCTCAGCGCCACGGCCACGTGGGTGGGGTTGACCACCACCGCATCCGCGTCGCGAACTCGGGAGAGGCTACCGCCGGCCAGCAGCTCCCGGTGGAATTGTTTGCGTTTCCCTTTGATCTGCCCGTCGCCCTCGCTCTCTTTATGCTCCCGTTTGATCTCATGCTTGGCCATGCGCAGTCCTTTGGTGAAGTTGTGGCGTTGCAGGAGAAGATCGACCACGCCGAAGATGATCAATCCGCTGACCAGATAGGTGGTGAGTCGAAAGGTGGCTGCTCCCAGGGCTCCCAGGGCTCCCAAAAGTTCCCCACCCGGAGCGCGGGCCATCGGCGGCAGCCAATCGCGCAGCACGCCGTAGCCGACGCATCCCATCAGGCTGAGTTTCAACAGGTTCTTGATGAGTTCGACCGCCCGCTCCTTCGAGACGATTTTTTTGGCGCCCTGGACCGGATCCAGGCGTTTGGGATCGGGGATGAGCGGCTTGATGACAAAGAGCGCGCCCACTTGAAGGTAGGTGGTGAGCGCGGCAGCGACGAAAGCCGCTCCGAGCACCGGTATCAGCGCCCGGGCCAACGCCCCCAGGGACTCCTGCAGCAGGGCCCCCACCACGGTCGTATCCAGGGTGGGGCGAGTGCTGAGTTCAATTGCTCGCGCGGTGAGGGCGGCGAGCTCTTTGACCACCAGGGGGAGTGAGAGCGCCAGGGTGGCCAGGGCTGCCAGCATGACGGCCACCCCGGTGAACTCGGCGGATTTGGCGACTTTTCCGTCTTTTCGGGCCTGTCGGAGCTTCTTTGGGGTGGGTTTTTCGGTCTTTTCGCTCATGGAGGACCTCCGAAGAGCGCGGGCAAGGTCTCCAGGTAGGTGAGATCTTCGAGCGCCCGGTTGGCGAAGAGGTCGAGCACCACATCGAGCCCCAGCAGCAGCACAAACGCGGCGACGGCGGCCTTGAGGGGCATGCCCAGGAAGAAGACGTTGATCTGGGGGGCTGACTTGTTGACCAGAGCCAGGAAGACGTTGACCAGAAGGATGGCCGCGATGACCGGGAAGGCCATCAGAACGCCCAGGGCGATCGCATCAGCGGTGAGTCTTAAGAGGAGTTCGGCGCTCTGCGCGAGGAGTTCGGTGCCGGCCGCGCTCTCCCCTCCGATGAAGGCGTGGGGGGGCAGGCGCTCAAAGCTCTTGGCCAGCCCCCACAGGACGAGGCGGTGGCCGCCAATTGCAAAGAAGATGACGATCGAGAGTTGCAGCAGGAAGTTGGTGGTGGGGGAGACTCGCTCGGGGAGTTGAGGGGCAAGCGAGGTGGCCTGGGTGAGGCCGGCGTTGTTGTCGATGAGCTGACCGGCCACGCGTATGGCTTCAAAGCTGAGCGCAGCGACAAAGCCCAGCGTAAAGCCGACCAGGACTTCTTTGAGGAGCAGGAGCCCCAGGAGTGCGGTGCTTTCGGGGATGTGAGCGGCCGTGCCCTGGAGCCAGACCGTGGGAAAGATCAGCGCGCCGAGCGTGATGGTGATGGCGAGTTTGACCGTCTGCGGGGTGGCTTTCCCTCCAAAATAGGGCACGATCTGCACGATCGGGATCAGACGCGCGGCGATGAGCGACGCCAGCGCGATGCCCTGAAAGGCCATCGTTTGAAAGGCCGGGTTTTGGAAAAGTTCGCGCATGGGCCGAGGTCCCGTATCGACGCCCCACTGCTCGCCGCCGATGTTTCGCTGTGGTGAGGGGAAGGGATGATTAAAAGTAGTTGGGAAAGCCTTCGAAGAGGGCGTGGGTGAAGCGCACCAGCTGGCTGCCGATCCAGGGGCCGGCGATGGCCAGGCTGGCGAAGACCGCGATGAGCTTGGGCACAAAGGTCAGCGTCTGTTCCTGGATCTGAGTGGTGGCCTGGACCACGCTCACCGCCAGTCCCACGCCCATGCTGGCGAGCAGCGGGGGGGCCGAGGTGATGAGGACCAGCCAGAGCCCTTCGCGGGCCACCTGTAAGATGTAGTCTTCCACGGGAGGCTCCCGGATGATTGAAGGTCAGACGTAGCCGAGGATCAGGCCCTTAACGACCAGGTACCAGCCGTCGACGAGTACGAAGAGCAGGAGCTTAAAGGGCAGGCTCACGGTGGTGGGGCTGAGCATATGCATCCCTAAGCTGAGCAGGATGTTGGCCACCACCAGATCGACGATGATGAAGGGCATGAAGAGGATAAAGCCGATGGTGAAGGCCTCTTTGAGTTCGGTGATTACGAAGGCGGGGACCACCACCAGGAGGTCTTCGG is a window of Lujinxingia litoralis DNA encoding:
- a CDS encoding tetratricopeptide repeat protein, with the translated sequence MNAHPGPESDLRQALLHLAYWHLERGHLHKSETLSRGLLTLDPGCGEAWYYLGASLRRRGHISDAAQAFVQATQLGDHRPEVWLALAEAKILCGDARTARAAIAQVTRALPKTDRRFRRACALLRMCPPEAVVY
- the fliQ gene encoding flagellar biosynthesis protein FliQ, whose protein sequence is MEDYILQVAREGLWLVLITSAPPLLASMGVGLAVSVVQATTQIQEQTLTFVPKLIAVFASLAIAGPWIGSQLVRFTHALFEGFPNYF
- the infC gene encoding translation initiation factor IF-3 produces the protein MNHSIRAPEVRVISPDGEQLGIMHPNEARDKANEYGLDLVEVAPNARPPVCRIMDFGKFQYDQSKKTAASRSSRVQLKTVQLRPNTDEHDMDVKLRRAKKFLEGGNQVRFVMRMRGRERAYTQRWVERLGELLAEFSKKYETPINVVSTPRGEGWRIHAIVEPASTS
- a CDS encoding EscT/YscT/HrcT family type III secretion system export apparatus protein, with protein sequence MRELFQNPAFQTMAFQGIALASLIAARLIPIVQIVPYFGGKATPQTVKLAITITLGALIFPTVWLQGTAAHIPESTALLGLLLLKEVLVGFTLGFVAALSFEAIRVAGQLIDNNAGLTQATSLAPQLPERVSPTTNFLLQLSIVIFFAIGGHRLVLWGLAKSFERLPPHAFIGGESAAGTELLAQSAELLLRLTADAIALGVLMAFPVIAAILLVNVFLALVNKSAPQINVFFLGMPLKAAVAAFVLLLGLDVVLDLFANRALEDLTYLETLPALFGGPP
- a CDS encoding response regulator; this translates as MEQRAAIESLRERFEALSSTENAHGRGSAKIAEGLADIMGEMRAEEADAIRLDVIVRGLSGLADFLSATQTETPPPTSKPAPTGVPAGLEQFVEAFQQEASRRLTGLSIAMMGIFSEQGSEEALQQSTSHLHAIRGGAAMLGLKPVAEVTGTMEQVLVAMRKVEPSKRAWPTKTLLRGYALIEDAAREKGARINEVQADEIVTELRKTLGELGQTRQTGSGERRQEPVTEASPASDEPSVDAAREARAATGGGVELPEIPPVLEGGAAEQTDVEDGPDAEVLEQRILVVDDVPTIAASVGFILSDLEVPIDIAENGEEALQMLQEQAYSLVISDVDMPRMDGVALTRMVRSTAGLDHIPVILLTSLDHPESREAGLKAGAIDYLIKGAIGGGELVNRVREILTVAPYVERQEPTRKLRILVAEDTETVAASIAFVLSEGPYDIVLATDGKDALSRIKQSAFDLLITDMQMPYMSGTELVRAVRGLGTFDNLPIVMLTSVQEEEEIAQAVSAGVNRYLIKGEIAGGKLLNLVEELLAADNEALGV
- a CDS encoding EscU/YscU/HrcU family type III secretion system export apparatus switch protein produces the protein MSEKTEKPTPKKLRQARKDGKVAKSAEFTGVAVMLAALATLALSLPLVVKELAALTARAIELSTRPTLDTTVVGALLQESLGALARALIPVLGAAFVAAALTTYLQVGALFVIKPLIPDPKRLDPVQGAKKIVSKERAVELIKNLLKLSLMGCVGYGVLRDWLPPMARAPGGELLGALGALGAATFRLTTYLVSGLIIFGVVDLLLQRHNFTKGLRMAKHEIKREHKESEGDGQIKGKRKQFHRELLAGGSLSRVRDADAVVVNPTHVAVALSYDPDAMRAPTIVASGRGVTAQVIKRAAYRHNVPVVHNVSLARALVELGDNTEIPEEFFEPVAQILRHIYNLREGASSQPQEHR
- a CDS encoding response regulator; this translates as MARVLIVEDSPLIVQMLTMVCQGAGHQVVACERFGEVSQAAAQGVDVVITDLNLPEVPDDDTVRALREIAALKHLPMIIISGRPRAELEMIAAERGAQGALSKDEGMPVIAAELPPMIDALVG